The following are encoded together in the Culex pipiens pallens isolate TS chromosome 1, TS_CPP_V2, whole genome shotgun sequence genome:
- the LOC120432310 gene encoding uncharacterized protein LOC120432310 isoform X1: MQNIFLFPLNKLRQRRLIMRRREIRNFTIKLSDLKEYEQAKQERLAAKASEDRSTGSDGAGGGGDDSAGDVDPLKSPEVTVTPLPKVGGAKTKQEIRARIGYQLELP; encoded by the exons atgcaaaacatttttctttttccATTGAATAAACTGCGACAGAGAAG attaATCATGCGACGTCGCGAGATTCGCAACTTCACCATCAAGCTGAGCGATCTGAAGGAGTACGAGCAGGCCAAACAGGAACGGCTGGCGGCCAAGGCCAGCGAGGATCGCTCGACGGGGAGTGACGGTGCCGGAGGAGGTGGCGACGACAGTGCCGGCGATGTGGATCCGCTAAAGTCGCCGGAAGTGACGGTGACGCCGCTGCCGAAGGTGGGCGGTGCCAAGACGAAGCAGGAGATCCGGGCCCGGATAGGGTACCAGCTGGAGTTGccgtaa
- the LOC120432212 gene encoding inhibitor of growth protein 3 isoform X1 — protein sequence MLYLEDYLEMIEHLPQELRDRFTEMREMDLSVQNNMDSLDKRVRTLFQQCRRGELQGPSADSEFYGIRKDYYRVLEDSDEKVQLAGQMYDLVDRYLRRLDSELYKFKCELEADHNGITEILEKRSLELDSSTSNGGLNQKENRYFDTLMGGISGVGGGGGGGQSGSGRVSDSRYKMKPEKRRDGPSNSSSNSMGGPPPEKRQAVAVAAAIGAAAAAVRPTTPNVVGGGAAGAYHMLTGTGSSSVSVGPASASSSTPNTAPVTYNIQQFNAGNAIAAAASQAIAQTQQMQQGRRTASLKASYEAIHGAAAAGAGPHELLINRELAGATHNALVAVERETSNAFSNQQRRQHKKKLTANTSVGAAATTTLLQAHHHQKQQQQQQQQQLNLATVSSSSSSSASALDLLEPTTIPGVLAGGSSVASSAAAAAAAAIAGSSSNPPGPSGVGPSGPAGHGRTQPHGPSGGVVLNENGMVVEQTPEGEWTYDPNEPRYCICNQVSYGDMVACDNEDCPFEWFHYPCVNITSSPKGKWYCPQCSSSMKRRASRKN from the exons ATGCTGTACCTGGAGGATTACCTGGAAA TGATCGAGCACCTGCCGCAGGAGCTGCGCGATCGCTTCACCGAGATGCGCGAGATGGACCTCTCGGTGCAGAACAACATGGACTCGCTGGACAAGCGCGTGCGCACCCTGTTCCAGCAGTGCCGGCGCGGCGAGCTGCAGGGCCCGTCGGCCGACTCGGAGTTTTACGGCATCCGGAAGGATTACTACCGCGTGCTGGAGGACTCGGACGAGAAGGTGCAGCTGGCGGGGCAGATGTACGACCTGGTTGATCGGTACTTGCGCCGGCTGGACAGCGAGCTGTACAAGTTCAAGTGCGAGCTGGAGGCGGACCACAACGGGATTACGGAGATACTGGAGAAGCGGTCGCTGGAGCTGGACAGTTCGACGAGTAACGGGGGGTTGAACCAGAAGGAGAATCGGTACTTTGACACGTTGATGGGGGGGATTAGTGGGGTTGGAGGGGGAGGTGGGGGTGGTCAATCGGGGTCTGGGCGGGTGTCGGACAGTCGGTACAAGATGAAGCCGGAGAAGCGTCGGGATGGGCCGTCGAACTCGTCCTCGAACTCGATGGGTGGTCCTCCGCCGGAGAAGAGGCAGGCGGTTGCGGTGGCCGCAGCGATTGGTGCGGCTGCGGCGGCGGTTCGTCCGACTACGCCGAATGTGGTGGGCGGGGGTGCGGCTGGAGCGTACCACATGCTGACTGGGACGGGTTCTTCGTCGGTTTCGGTTGGGCCGGCGTCGGCGTCGTCTTCCACGCCGAACACGGCGCCGGTGACGTACAACATTCAGCAGTTTAACGCTGGGAATGCAATTGCGGCCGCGGCCAGCCAGGCCATCGCCCAGACGCAGCAGATGCAGCAGGGACGTCGTACGGCGAGCTTGAAGGCCAGCTACGAGGCGATTCACGGAGCGGCGGCTGCCGGAGCCGGGCCCCACGAGTTGCTCATCAATCGTGAACTGGCCGGTGCCACGCACAACGCCCTGGTGGCGGTCGAGCGGGAGACCAGCAACGCGTTCTCGAATCAACAGCGCCGCCAGCACAAGAAGAAGCTGACGGCCAACACTTCGGTGGGGGCGGCAG CAACCACAACACTGTTACAAGCACATCACCACcagaagcaacaacaacagcagcagcagcagcagcttaacCTGGCCACCGTTTcctcttcttcttcctcttccgCCTCTGCTCTAGACCTGCTCGAACCGACCACGATTCCGGGCGTCCTGGCGGGTGGCTCCAGCGTAGCTTCTTCGGCtgcggcggcagcagcagcggccatcGCCGGATCTTCATCGAATCCCCCGGGTCCCAGTGGGGTTGGACCAAGCGGTCCCGCCGGCCACGGACGGACACAACCGCACGGACCGTCCGGCGGTGTGGTGTTGAACGAGAACGGCATGGTCGTGGAGCAGACGCCGGAGGGCGAGTGGACGTACGATCCGAACGAGCCGCGGTACTGCATCTGCAATCAGGTCTCGTACGGGGACATGGTCGCGTGTGATAATGAGGAT TGCCCCTTCGAGTGGTTCCACTATCCGTGCGTCAACATTACGTCCTCGCCGAAGGGCAAGTGGTACTGTCCGCAGTGTAGCAGCTCGATGAAGAGGCGTGCCTCGCGGAAGAATTAG
- the LOC120432212 gene encoding inhibitor of growth protein 3 isoform X2, with protein MLYLEDYLEMIEHLPQELRDRFTEMREMDLSVQNNMDSLDKRVRTLFQQCRRGELQGPSADSEFYGIRKDYYRVLEDSDEKVQLAGQMYDLVDRYLRRLDSELYKFKCELEADHNGITEILEKRSLELDSSTSNGGLNQKENRYFDTLMGGISGVGGGGGGGQSGSGRVSDSRYKMKPEKRRDGPSNSSSNSMGGPPPEKRQAVAVAAAIGAAAAAVRPTTPNVVGGGAAGAYHMLTGTGSSSVSVGPASASSSTPNTAPVTYNIQQFNAGNAIAAAASQAIAQTQQMQQGRRTASLKASYEAIHGAAAAGAGPHELLINRELAGATHNALVAVERETSNAFSNQQRRQHKKKLTANTSVGAADLLEPTTIPGVLAGGSSVASSAAAAAAAAIAGSSSNPPGPSGVGPSGPAGHGRTQPHGPSGGVVLNENGMVVEQTPEGEWTYDPNEPRYCICNQVSYGDMVACDNEDCPFEWFHYPCVNITSSPKGKWYCPQCSSSMKRRASRKN; from the exons ATGCTGTACCTGGAGGATTACCTGGAAA TGATCGAGCACCTGCCGCAGGAGCTGCGCGATCGCTTCACCGAGATGCGCGAGATGGACCTCTCGGTGCAGAACAACATGGACTCGCTGGACAAGCGCGTGCGCACCCTGTTCCAGCAGTGCCGGCGCGGCGAGCTGCAGGGCCCGTCGGCCGACTCGGAGTTTTACGGCATCCGGAAGGATTACTACCGCGTGCTGGAGGACTCGGACGAGAAGGTGCAGCTGGCGGGGCAGATGTACGACCTGGTTGATCGGTACTTGCGCCGGCTGGACAGCGAGCTGTACAAGTTCAAGTGCGAGCTGGAGGCGGACCACAACGGGATTACGGAGATACTGGAGAAGCGGTCGCTGGAGCTGGACAGTTCGACGAGTAACGGGGGGTTGAACCAGAAGGAGAATCGGTACTTTGACACGTTGATGGGGGGGATTAGTGGGGTTGGAGGGGGAGGTGGGGGTGGTCAATCGGGGTCTGGGCGGGTGTCGGACAGTCGGTACAAGATGAAGCCGGAGAAGCGTCGGGATGGGCCGTCGAACTCGTCCTCGAACTCGATGGGTGGTCCTCCGCCGGAGAAGAGGCAGGCGGTTGCGGTGGCCGCAGCGATTGGTGCGGCTGCGGCGGCGGTTCGTCCGACTACGCCGAATGTGGTGGGCGGGGGTGCGGCTGGAGCGTACCACATGCTGACTGGGACGGGTTCTTCGTCGGTTTCGGTTGGGCCGGCGTCGGCGTCGTCTTCCACGCCGAACACGGCGCCGGTGACGTACAACATTCAGCAGTTTAACGCTGGGAATGCAATTGCGGCCGCGGCCAGCCAGGCCATCGCCCAGACGCAGCAGATGCAGCAGGGACGTCGTACGGCGAGCTTGAAGGCCAGCTACGAGGCGATTCACGGAGCGGCGGCTGCCGGAGCCGGGCCCCACGAGTTGCTCATCAATCGTGAACTGGCCGGTGCCACGCACAACGCCCTGGTGGCGGTCGAGCGGGAGACCAGCAACGCGTTCTCGAATCAACAGCGCCGCCAGCACAAGAAGAAGCTGACGGCCAACACTTCGGTGGGGGCGGCAG ACCTGCTCGAACCGACCACGATTCCGGGCGTCCTGGCGGGTGGCTCCAGCGTAGCTTCTTCGGCtgcggcggcagcagcagcggccatcGCCGGATCTTCATCGAATCCCCCGGGTCCCAGTGGGGTTGGACCAAGCGGTCCCGCCGGCCACGGACGGACACAACCGCACGGACCGTCCGGCGGTGTGGTGTTGAACGAGAACGGCATGGTCGTGGAGCAGACGCCGGAGGGCGAGTGGACGTACGATCCGAACGAGCCGCGGTACTGCATCTGCAATCAGGTCTCGTACGGGGACATGGTCGCGTGTGATAATGAGGAT TGCCCCTTCGAGTGGTTCCACTATCCGTGCGTCAACATTACGTCCTCGCCGAAGGGCAAGTGGTACTGTCCGCAGTGTAGCAGCTCGATGAAGAGGCGTGCCTCGCGGAAGAATTAG
- the LOC120432310 gene encoding uncharacterized protein LOC120432310 isoform X2 has protein sequence MRRREIRNFTIKLSDLKEYEQAKQERLAAKASEDRSTGSDGAGGGGDDSAGDVDPLKSPEVTVTPLPKVGGAKTKQEIRARIGYQLELP, from the coding sequence ATGCGACGTCGCGAGATTCGCAACTTCACCATCAAGCTGAGCGATCTGAAGGAGTACGAGCAGGCCAAACAGGAACGGCTGGCGGCCAAGGCCAGCGAGGATCGCTCGACGGGGAGTGACGGTGCCGGAGGAGGTGGCGACGACAGTGCCGGCGATGTGGATCCGCTAAAGTCGCCGGAAGTGACGGTGACGCCGCTGCCGAAGGTGGGCGGTGCCAAGACGAAGCAGGAGATCCGGGCCCGGATAGGGTACCAGCTGGAGTTGccgtaa
- the LOC120432309 gene encoding centrosomal protein of 162 kDa, with product MIKKITKTAKEGKTIKDTYYDCVNMKRDEEDDSFTFNLELTIIEDFKCADVSLPAGRDSNLFELGPILLDDKEFSDVVLAVNGKEFLAHKAVLANRSSVFRAMLNHEMIESTQNKVTITDIEPKVFEQLLRFIYTDSVADSDMATMAFDLLQAADKYDLETLKTRCEAALCGQISKETAVNTLVLADLCRADKLKRAAINFIGRNVGHHKPSPARTATYEVNDEDDEDDDDDDRTLEEETTAPSPVRDQSRRRSFVISSHPNDELDDGQPDLRPDCDQTYTLPPVVPASSEEMRTKRPSSGVAPNGVKAPPSKATTTPKKRNSLSKGSSGQPPRKATEDNKENQSRIRDLEQIYNLTLNEPAAASPRRVKSPARKFCDKSTAPSPTHSGPLNDSWAKERELELSITELQEKLKDTEERYESLKIQYDTLSQVHRALRETHGSIQDESDRLKLDVQHLTECANVLRAELQSARSDRDAALELQKILQSELEESRRDRKRYQELNEKDTRTIQDLQRQCREMERILMRKHPDSVSALIVASKNTTNSAQQQESSSSQTRRLLEQRIAQLEADAKEQDAKAQGILANVQARFNSVQAKYETHIADLEMQVLSLQEINSKLNEKIIRQMEELSSITSHAATSLTAASAAAQAHVATSSCFTQTEELPERECSPAGSSHSSGTKTRSISVQTDSKLTAGTGRAGGAGQQQPKRAASASAAAASSSKQLPNSLSDSQIQSREDAHLLATIRGMRVDLAIKEKAVQRLTREVEDCKRTIRKLQKERDSYLKPEGGKPAAKSGKAYDPAQFADGGDGGGGGSALKDANLKIRLLEADYKTLHDKRLQDLKTLQAAHERELAACHETVRIMQQRLADREDHLQQQQHQTKEKRRPNHNVDYYALKAKVTSLERRHTEREQRLHMLVEALSKGGKLNGVHIRQLASTSSSGGGGGMDEDPHNLASIHQHHQNATVGGNL from the exons atgataaaaaaaattacaaaaacagcTAAAGAAGGAAAAACTATAAAAGACACATACTACGATTGTGTCAATATGAAAAGAGATGAAGAAGATGATTCATTCACATTTAACCTAGAACTAACAATCATAGAAGATTTTAAATGTGCAGATGTTAGCTTGCCAGCTGGAAGGGATTCTAACTTGTTTGAGCTGGGCCCGATCTTACTGGATGATAAAGAATTTAGCGACGTTGTCCTCGCAGTAAATGGAAAAGAATTCTTGGCACACAAGGCAGTCCTGGCAAACCGTAGCTCAGTGTTCCGAGCAATGCTGAACCACGAGATGATCGAATCCACCCAGAACAAGGTAACAATCACCGACATTGAGCCCAAAGTGTTTGAACAATTGCTGCGCTTCATCTACACCGATTCGGTGGCGGATTCGGACATGGCGACGATGGCCTTTGATCTGCTACAGGCAGCCGACAAGTACGACTTGGAGACGCTGAAGACTCGCTGCGAGGCCGCACTTTGTGGTCAAATATCGAAGGAAACTGCCGTGAATACACTCGTTCTTGCCGACTTGTGCCGAGCGGATAAGTTAAAGCGAGCTGCGATCAACTTTATCGGAAGGAACGTCGGG CACCACAAGCCGAGTCCCGCTCGGACCGCCACCTACGAGGTCaacgacgaagacgacgaggatgacgacgacgacgaccgcacGCTAGAGGAAGAGACGACCGCTCCCTCTCCGGTACGGGACCAGTCCCGGCGCAGAAGTTTCGTCATCAGCAGCCACCCCAACGACGAGCTCGACGACGGCCAACCGGATCTCCGACCCGACTGCGACCAAACGTACACCCTTCCACCGGTCGTTCCGGCGAGCAGCGAAGAAATGCGCACGAAACGACCGAGCTCGGGCGTTGCCCCGAATGGCGTCAAGGCGCCGCCCTCCAAGGCGACGACGACCCCGAAGAAACGCAACAGTCTGAGCAAGGGTTCCTCCGGCCAACCCCCGCGGAAGGCTACCGAGGATAACAAGGAGAATCAGTCGAGGATTCGCGATCTGGAGCAGATCTACAACCTGACGTTGAACGAACCGGCGGCGGCTTCGCCGCGCCGAGTCAAGAGTCCCGCGAGGAAGTTCTGCGACAAGTCGACGGCCCCCTCGCCAACGCACTCGGGGCCCTTGAACGACAGCTGGGCGAAGGAGCGCGAGCTCGAGCTCAGCATTACGGAGCTGCAGGAGAAGCTCAAGGACACCGAGGAGCGGTACGAGAGTCTGAAGATTCAGTACGACACGCTGTCGCAGGTTCACCGGGCGCTCCGGGAGACGCACGGTTCGATCCAGGACGAGAGCGACCGCCTGAAGCTGGACGTGCAGCATCTGACCGAGTGTGCCAACGTGTTGCGGGCGGAGTTGCAGTCGGCACGGAGCGATCGGGACGCGGCGCTGGAGCTGCAGAAGATACTGCAGTCGGAGCTGGAGGAGTCGCGGCGCGACCGGAAGCGCTACCAGGAGCTGAACGAGAAGGACACCCGCACGATACAGGACCTGCAGCGGCAGTGCCGCGAGATGGAGCGGATCCTGATGCGGAAGCACCCGGACTCGGTGTCGGCGCTGATTG tgGCCAGCAAGAACACCACCAACAGTGCCCAGCAGCAGGAGTCGTCCTCGTCGCAAACCCGGCGTCTTCTGGAGCAGCGGATCGCCCAGCTCGAGGCCGACGCCAAGGAGCAGGACGCGAAAGCGCAAGGTATTCTCGCGAACGTGCAAGCCCGCTTCAACAGCGTGCAGGCCAAGTACGAGACGCACATTGCCGACCTGGAGATGCAGGTGCTCAGCCTGCAGGAGATCAACTCCAAGCTCAACGAGAAGATCATCCGCCAGATGGAGGAGCTGTCGAGCATTACGAGCCACGCGGCCACCTCGCTGACCGCTGCTTCCGCCGCCGCGCAGGCCCACGTGGCCACCAGCAGTTGCTTCACGCAAACTGAAGAGCTGCCCGAGCGGGAGTGCTCTCCCGCAGGCAGCAGCCACAGTTCCGGTACTAAAACACGGTCCATTTCAGTGCAAACCGATAGCAAGCTGACGGCGGGCACGGGACGTGCCGGAGGAGCGGGTCAACAGCAGCCGAAGCGGGCCGCGTCCGCCAGCGCTGCGGCGGCCAGCTCGTCCAAGCAGCTGCCCAACTCGCTGTCCGACTCGCAGATCCAGAGCCGCGAGGACGCCCACCTGTTGGCCACGATCCGGGGCATGCGGGTCGATCTGGCCATCAAGGAGAAGGCGGTGCAGCGGTTGACGCGCGAGGTCGAGGACTGCAAGCGCACGATCCGGAAGTTGCAAAAGGAGCGCGATTCGTACTTGAAGCCGGAGGGTGGAAAGCCGGCCGCGAAGAGCGGGAAAGCGTACGATCCGGCCCAGTTTGCTGATGGTGGggatggcggcggcggcgggagTGCCCTCAAGGATGCCAACCTGAAGATCAGGCTGCTGGAGGCGGACTACAAAACGTTGCATGACAAGCGGCTGCAAGAT CTCAAAACGCTGCAGGCGGCCCACGAGCGCGAGCTGGCCGCGTGCCACGAAACGGTCCGGATCATGCAGCAGCGGTTGGCCGACCGGGAGGACCacctccagcagcagcaacaccaaACCAAGGAGAAGCGACGGCCGAACCACAACGTGGACTACTACGCGCTCAAGGCCAAG GTCACCTCGCTCGAGCGACGCCACACCGAACGGGAACAGCGCCTCCACATGCTCGTCGAAGCGCTCAGCAAGGGTGGCAAACTGAACGGGGTCCACATCCGGCAGCTGGCCTCCACGTCGTCttccggcggcggcggcggcatggACGAAGATCCCCACAATCTGGCCAGCATCCACCAGCATCATCAGAATGCCACCGTGggaggaaatttgtaa